In Mycolicibacter virginiensis, the DNA window CGTAACCGTCGGTGTCCACCGCTGTCAGCGGCTGGTCGAACTGCGCGGCCTTGATGTTCTCGATGACCTGACCGGCGCTGACCCCGGATTCGGGGGTGGCGAAGATCAGGCCGGCGGGCTGAGGACCGTAGATCTGCTCGGCGACCGCGTAGGGCATGTAGATCCGGCGTCCGCCGTATTCGGGCGTGGCCACAATGGTACCGATACTCATCGCCTGCGCGTCGAGTCCACTTCCAAATACAAGAGTGTCACCGATGTGGAGTTTCTTCTCGCGCGCCAGGACGCTGCCGATGACGACCTGATTGGCTTTCTGGCTCGCCTCGGGGGATTGCCCGGCGAGTAATCCGAACGGAAATGTCGGCCGATCCTGCGCCTGAATATGCGCCAACGATCCGTCTTTGAGACTGATCTCGATTTCAGCCATCCGCTCGGTCTTTTCCACTCCGGCCACGGAGTTCAGTTTGTTGACCGTCTGCGGAGCGAATCGGGCATCAATGGGCCCGTAATCGGCGAACTGTGTCGTGGTGATGGCAATGCGGCCGTCCGCCTGCGATTCGGCGACCTTGGTGGCGCCGATATGGATCGCCACCAGGAATCCGGACAGGAGGATCGCGACCACGACGGGCACCGCGATAGCTCCGGAGATGGCCGCGGTACGTGACCGGTCCGAGCGCAGCGCGTTGAGCGCGATGGTGAGCGTGGCCCCGCTCGACTTGTCCGGCCGCGGGCGCAGGCTGGTGATCGCCTGCGCGCTCAAGTACGCCGTGGCCAGCAGGAGACCGATGAGGGCGACCACCGCCCCGGCGTCGGCGATGATGGCCTGCCAGGCCACCAGAGCCCCGGACAGCGTGGCCAGCCGCGCCGCGATCACGCCGCTCAGCCCGATCGCGAGCAGCAGCAGCGCCTTGAACCAGATCTTGCGCTGCGTGGTCTGTTCCTGGGCCGCTCTACCCGAGAGTTCGGCCGCGATGGGAGTGTTGGACGCCGACAGCGCGGGGCCGATCGCCGCACCCACCGCCAGCAAGATGCCGGCCAGCACGCCGACCACCAGGATCGCCGGCTTGAGGATCACCGGGACGGTGACGCCGACAAAGCGTTCGGTCAGCTCACTGGCGCTGGCCACGATCGGTTCGGAGATCACGATGCCGGTCAGCACACCCATCGCCGAGCCCACCGCACCCAACAGCGCAGCCTCGCTGAGGAATCCGGTCATGATCGACGCCGGCGAGGCCCCCAATGCCGACGCGATCGCGATCTCGCGTCGGCGCTCTTCCACCGAGAGGCGGGTGATCTGGGTGATCAGGATGACCCCGACGCCGATCGAGATCAGCGCGAAGATCCCCAGCAGGGGTAGCAGCACGTCGTTGACGTTGTAGCCCTTCGCGGGCTCGCTGCGGGGCTGCACGCTGTAAGTGGGCCCAAGCGTGGTCTTCAACCGCTGCTGGACCTCATCGGCCTTGGCGTCCTTATCCAAGGTCACATACAGCATGTCCACCCGGTCGCCGCGGGCGAACTGCACCTTCGCCATGCTCAGCGGCAGCACCGCCACCAGGCCGTTGTTGACGTCGTCGAGGTCGGCTACCCGCTGGAACTTCTCCACCGACAGCTGCCCGACATCGGTGACAAGGGTCGCCGAGGCGTCCAGGGAGTCGCCCAGGGTCTTCGAGATTGCCGGCGGGGGTTCGGCCTGCCCGGTCTGGCAGACCTTCGGGTCGACGATCCACTGAGCGGAGCAGTCCACGCCCAGGCCCAGTCCGAAGCTTTCCTTGCCGTCGTTGCGGATCATGGTCACCCCGCGGATGACCGGCACCACGGCGGCCACCCCGGGCACGGCCCGGGAGTCTTCGACGACGGCGGGACTGATGCCGCCGCGGGTGGCCGCTCCGACCACGCGCAGCGGGGCGGGCCCGGCGATCTGGTAGCCGACGTCTTCGACGGCCTTGGAGACGCTGGTGACCTCGATCATGACGGCCACGACGACGGCCACACCGCCGCCGAGTGAGAATGCCGCCAGTGCGGCCCGGAATGCGTGTTTACGGACGGCGCGGAAGTTGATTATCCGCAGCAGGCCGAATGTCGCGGCTAATGTTCCGCGAGCCATGTCACATTATTTGCCGCGTGAGCCATTCCGCTGTCGGTCTCAACTTCACCGTCGAGCAATGAAATCAGACGAGGGGCGTCGTCAGCTATTTTCCGGTCGTGGGTCACCAGAACAATTGTCTGGCCGGCTGCATTCAAGTTATACAACGCGTCAATGACCCGTTGGCCATTTACGGTGTCGAGATTGCCGGTCGGCTCGTCGGCGAGAATCACGTCGGGCTTCATGAAAAGCGCCCGGGCAACGGCCACGCGCTGTTGTTCGCCGCCGGACAATTCCGACGGGACGCGCTTGGACTTGGCGGCCAGGCCGACCTGGTCGAGCAGGCTCATCGCATGCGCGTGCTGGGCGCGGCCGGACTTACCCGCCAGCAGGCCCGGGAGCATCACATTCTCGACTACTGAAAGGCCCGCCAGAAGGTTGAAAGCTTGGAAGACGTAGCCGAGTGTCTGACATCGCACAGTGGCCAGCTGCTTGCGGGAGAGCTGCGAGACGCTCTGGCCGTTGATGAGGACGTCACCACTGGTCGGCATGTCCAACAGTCCGAGGATGCTCAGCAGGGTGGACTTACCCGAACCCGATGGGCCGACCATGGCGACGAATTCGCCGC includes these proteins:
- a CDS encoding FtsX-like permease family protein; translated protein: MARGTLAATFGLLRIINFRAVRKHAFRAALAAFSLGGGVAVVVAVMIEVTSVSKAVEDVGYQIAGPAPLRVVGAATRGGISPAVVEDSRAVPGVAAVVPVIRGVTMIRNDGKESFGLGLGVDCSAQWIVDPKVCQTGQAEPPPAISKTLGDSLDASATLVTDVGQLSVEKFQRVADLDDVNNGLVAVLPLSMAKVQFARGDRVDMLYVTLDKDAKADEVQQRLKTTLGPTYSVQPRSEPAKGYNVNDVLLPLLGIFALISIGVGVILITQITRLSVEERRREIAIASALGASPASIMTGFLSEAALLGAVGSAMGVLTGIVISEPIVASASELTERFVGVTVPVILKPAILVVGVLAGILLAVGAAIGPALSASNTPIAAELSGRAAQEQTTQRKIWFKALLLLAIGLSGVIAARLATLSGALVAWQAIIADAGAVVALIGLLLATAYLSAQAITSLRPRPDKSSGATLTIALNALRSDRSRTAAISGAIAVPVVVAILLSGFLVAIHIGATKVAESQADGRIAITTTQFADYGPIDARFAPQTVNKLNSVAGVEKTERMAEIEISLKDGSLAHIQAQDRPTFPFGLLAGQSPEASQKANQVVIGSVLAREKKLHIGDTLVFGSGLDAQAMSIGTIVATPEYGGRRIYMPYAVAEQIYGPQPAGLIFATPESGVSAGQVIENIKAAQFDQPLTAVDTDGYAADIAASIGRYLTPLNTLKYGLLAIAFISVLSTLLLVGIRRRREVALIQALGATRLRVFSITTIEAVVAGAAGGLFGAVLAIAISEAVRRAAVVNVGLVTPLVFPWTDAVVYAVLATVAAVFAAIIPAWKSTRSTPATELRDE
- a CDS encoding ABC transporter ATP-binding protein, whose product is MIRTEMHTVDMELNRNGHTPPVVLRPPVVLEARKLNKQFGEGDTATPILRNIDIQITRGEFVAMVGPSGSGKSTLLSILGLLDMPTSGDVLINGQSVSQLSRKQLATVRCQTLGYVFQAFNLLAGLSVVENVMLPGLLAGKSGRAQHAHAMSLLDQVGLAAKSKRVPSELSGGEQQRVAVARALFMKPDVILADEPTGNLDTVNGQRVIDALYNLNAAGQTIVLVTHDRKIADDAPRLISLLDGEVETDSGMAHAANNVTWLAEH